From a single Spongiibacter taiwanensis genomic region:
- a CDS encoding efflux RND transporter permease subunit: MNLSRPFILRPVGTGLLSLALVLVGMLAWRMLPVSPLPQVDFPVISVTASLPGASPESMASTVATPLERALGSVSGVTAISSSSNQGSTQVVLTFDLERDINEAARDVQAAINSVRSQLPSGMPGNPEFRKVDPSQAPIMGLALSSPNLMSAQLYDAASTILAQRLAQVVGVGEVSVSGASLPAVRVQLNPGALLHRGLSLDEVRSAISQANALRPLGVIEDSQYRWRVSTSDPLRKASEYRQLVVSQNEGAVVRLGDVAEVSDSVENRYSSGFHNDRPAVILMISRQSGANIVETIDAIYDELPRLRALMPADSELAVIMDRSPGIRATLSEAQLTLLISVALVILVVWGFLGSLRTALIPTLAIPVSLIGAFVVMYFYGFSLNNLSLMALVIACGLVVDDAIVVLENIERHIEAGLSPLQASLKGTSEVGFTLLAMNLALVVVFVSILFIGGVVERLFREFSITLAGAMLISLVVSITLTPSLSARWLVGREARQQGRFARMSAELFESLQIAYGNSLDWVLRHGVLVILLLAGVVACNVYLYASIPKTTLPNQDTGQVRGFVRGDDGFSFQVMQPKIEAFRQYLLQDPAVADVTGTSGGDGGLTNAQLTVNLKPLAERKVSAQAVVDRLRENAPLVSGGRLMLMVDQDIRLSSPFRRSEYELLLRSDSLEDLKIWATKAAIAMQDLPELVDVDAPGGDETQQIVLNIDREKARQYGVDMNTIATMLNNSFSQRQVATLFDEMNQYRVVMELTPGYTSSPAVLGQLEVVTSEGNNIPLSTIASWEYGMAEDRIRHEGQFASEGIGYALAPGVTPLQAEAALAEMVDKIMLPTKVHVAGDDDTGRDFGADLSQPWLILWVLLVVYLVLGVLYESTLHPLTILSTLPSAGIGALAALKISNSYLSLIALLGLFLLIGIVMKNAILMIDFALQAQRRDGLTPLEAIRKASVLRLRAILMTNLAALLGAVPLAMGFGEGAELRRPLGITIIGGLLVSQLLTLYTTPIIYLYLERLRQRFIRHDALPADAEPAAMDQS, encoded by the coding sequence GTGAACCTGTCGCGGCCCTTTATTCTGCGGCCGGTTGGCACCGGCTTGCTGTCATTGGCACTGGTGCTGGTAGGTATGTTGGCCTGGCGGATGCTGCCGGTGTCGCCCCTGCCCCAGGTGGATTTTCCGGTGATTAGCGTCACTGCCAGTCTGCCCGGCGCCAGCCCCGAAAGTATGGCCAGTACCGTGGCGACCCCCTTGGAGCGGGCGCTGGGGTCCGTGTCGGGGGTAACTGCCATTTCCTCCTCCAGCAATCAGGGCAGCACCCAGGTGGTGCTGACTTTCGATCTGGAGCGGGACATTAACGAAGCCGCCCGGGACGTGCAGGCCGCCATTAACAGCGTGCGCAGTCAGTTGCCCTCGGGGATGCCGGGCAACCCCGAGTTTCGTAAGGTCGACCCCTCCCAGGCGCCGATTATGGGCCTGGCCCTGAGTTCACCCAACCTGATGTCGGCCCAGCTTTACGATGCCGCCTCAACCATTCTTGCCCAACGTTTGGCCCAGGTGGTCGGGGTGGGTGAGGTGAGTGTGAGCGGCGCGTCACTGCCCGCGGTGCGGGTGCAGCTCAACCCCGGCGCGCTGCTGCATCGGGGCCTGTCCCTGGATGAGGTGCGCAGCGCCATCAGTCAGGCCAATGCCCTGCGGCCCCTGGGGGTGATTGAAGACAGCCAGTACCGCTGGCGGGTCAGCACCAGCGATCCCTTGCGCAAGGCCAGCGAGTATCGGCAGCTGGTGGTCAGCCAAAACGAGGGCGCTGTGGTGCGTCTGGGTGATGTGGCCGAGGTGAGCGACTCGGTAGAAAACCGCTATAGCAGTGGTTTTCACAATGACCGACCGGCGGTGATTCTGATGATCAGCCGCCAAAGCGGCGCCAATATTGTGGAAACCATTGACGCGATTTACGACGAGCTGCCCCGGTTGCGCGCGCTGATGCCCGCCGACAGCGAACTGGCGGTGATTATGGATCGCTCCCCCGGCATTCGCGCCACCCTGAGCGAAGCCCAGCTCACCCTGTTGATTTCCGTTGCCCTGGTGATTCTGGTGGTGTGGGGGTTTCTGGGCAGTTTGCGCACCGCCTTGATTCCCACCCTGGCTATTCCGGTGTCGCTGATCGGCGCTTTTGTGGTGATGTATTTTTACGGCTTTTCGCTGAACAACCTGTCGCTGATGGCACTGGTGATTGCCTGTGGCCTGGTGGTGGATGACGCCATTGTGGTGTTGGAAAACATTGAGCGGCACATTGAGGCCGGGCTATCGCCTCTGCAGGCTTCCCTCAAAGGCACCAGCGAAGTGGGCTTTACCCTGCTGGCGATGAACCTGGCCCTGGTAGTGGTGTTTGTTTCCATCCTGTTTATCGGCGGGGTGGTAGAGCGGCTGTTTCGGGAGTTTTCCATCACCCTGGCCGGCGCCATGCTGATCTCGCTGGTGGTGTCTATTACCCTGACGCCAAGTTTGAGCGCCCGCTGGTTGGTGGGCAGAGAAGCCCGCCAGCAGGGTCGCTTTGCGCGAATGTCTGCCGAGTTGTTTGAATCCCTGCAGATTGCCTACGGCAACAGCCTCGACTGGGTGTTGCGCCACGGGGTGCTGGTGATTCTGCTGCTGGCGGGGGTGGTGGCCTGCAATGTTTACCTCTATGCCAGCATCCCCAAGACCACCTTGCCCAACCAGGACACCGGACAGGTGCGGGGTTTTGTGCGCGGTGACGACGGCTTCTCTTTTCAGGTTATGCAGCCCAAGATCGAGGCTTTTCGCCAATACCTGTTGCAAGATCCGGCAGTGGCCGATGTGACCGGCACCAGTGGCGGCGACGGTGGCCTCACCAACGCCCAACTCACCGTTAACCTCAAACCCTTGGCCGAGCGCAAAGTATCGGCCCAGGCGGTGGTGGATCGCTTGCGGGAAAATGCGCCGCTGGTATCGGGCGGTCGACTCATGCTGATGGTCGATCAGGATATTCGTCTGTCGTCGCCCTTTCGGCGCAGCGAGTATGAATTGCTGCTGCGCTCGGACTCTCTCGAAGACCTGAAAATTTGGGCCACCAAGGCCGCCATTGCCATGCAGGATCTGCCCGAGCTGGTTGACGTGGATGCCCCCGGCGGCGATGAAACCCAACAGATCGTGCTGAATATCGATCGGGAAAAGGCCCGCCAGTACGGTGTGGATATGAACACCATCGCCACCATGCTCAACAACTCCTTCTCCCAGCGGCAGGTTGCGACCCTGTTTGATGAGATGAACCAGTATCGCGTGGTGATGGAGCTCACCCCGGGGTACACCTCAAGCCCCGCAGTGCTGGGGCAGTTGGAAGTGGTGACCAGTGAGGGCAATAACATCCCGCTGTCGACCATTGCCAGCTGGGAATACGGTATGGCGGAAGATCGCATTCGTCATGAGGGTCAGTTCGCCTCTGAGGGCATTGGCTATGCCCTGGCACCGGGGGTCACTCCGCTGCAGGCCGAGGCGGCGCTGGCGGAGATGGTGGATAAAATCATGCTGCCGACCAAAGTCCATGTTGCCGGTGACGACGATACCGGCCGGGATTTTGGCGCAGACCTCAGTCAGCCCTGGCTGATCTTATGGGTGTTGCTGGTGGTGTATCTGGTGTTAGGAGTTTTGTATGAAAGCACGCTGCACCCGCTGACGATTCTCTCGACCCTGCCTTCTGCTGGCATTGGCGCGCTGGCCGCATTGAAAATTTCTAACAGCTATCTCAGCTTGATTGCCCTGTTAGGCTTGTTCCTGCTGATTGGCATCGTGATGAAAAATGCCATCCTGATGATCGATTTCGCCCTGCAAGCCCAACGCCGGGACGGCCTGACACCGCTCGAGGCCATTCGTAAGGCCTCCGTGCTACGCCTGCGCGCCATTTTGATGACTAACCTGGCGGCCCTGCTCGGCGCGGTGCCGCTGGCGATGGGCTTTGGTGAAGGCGCCGAGCTGCGCCGCCCCCTCGGTATTACCATTATTGGTGGCTTGCTGGTCAGTCAGTTGCTGACCTTGTACACCACCCCGATTATTTATCTGTACCTGGAGCGTCTGCGCCAGCGCTTTATTCGTCACGATGCGCTGCCGGCCGATGCCGAACCTGCCGCGATGGATCAATCATGA
- a CDS encoding multidrug efflux RND transporter permease subunit encodes MNSLSQPFILRPVATSLLMAALLVMGLLAWRLLPVAALPQVEYPIIQVFTFHPGAGPDVTARTITAPLEKQLGQIPGLKQMSSTSSGGASVITLQFALEVDLGVAEQEVQAALNAADNLLPSDLPTPPIYRKVNPADAPILTLAISSGSLPLPEVYDLVDTRMAQKLAQLTGVGLVTLAGGQRPALRVQVNPTAVAAYGLSLNDIRSAIAATNVNQPKGSFDGEYRSTMLDANDQIRSVADYEKLIIAWQDGAPLRLGDVATISNGAENRFMAAWADTQAAVLLNVQKQPGANVIEVADRVQALLPQLAATLPNAVDVAVLTDRTDSIRASVRDVQKELLFAIALVVLVTFAFLRSIPATLIPSIAVPLSLVGTFGFMYLADYSVNNLSLMALTIATGFVVDDAIVMLENIARHREAGESPLMAALKGAKEIGFTLISLTISLIAVLIPLLFMADVVGRMFHEFAVTLAVAIGLSLVVSLTLTPMMCARMLRQPLAPNQAHDQHEQGAMARLICRYGIALDWVLARRAATMLVMLSTIALTVLLYFAVDKDFFPVQDSGVIQVVTEAPQTSSFANMSRRQQALAAALLEDPGVASLSSFIGVDGSNTTLNSGRMMINLPPHGERDESVFEVIRRLRERAAEVPGITAWFQPVQELSIEDRISRTQYRFTLTAATSADLAEWVPRLISALAERPELADVASDMQQQGLEAYVDIDRDAAARLGVSVSDIADTLQNAYGQRQIATLFTQANQYRVVLEVDQRQAQGLSALASLYVPTASGTPAPLSSVATVKQRPAALLINHQGQFPSATLSFNLSDDASLGEAIDAIDEVQAEIGLPLGIESRYQGAAEAFQASLANSLWLILAAVATMYVVLGVLYESTIHPVTILSTLPSATVGALLALLITGRPLDLVAVIGVVLLIGLVKKNGIMMVDFALDAQRNQGMSPEVAIHRAAMLRFRPILMTTLAALFGALPLMFAGGSGAELRQPLGLVMVGGLLVSQVLTLFTTPVVYLFFDRFSSPTAAPALTADEARR; translated from the coding sequence ATGAACTCCCTGTCGCAACCCTTTATTCTCCGCCCCGTCGCCACCTCATTGCTGATGGCGGCCCTGCTGGTGATGGGCCTGCTGGCCTGGCGCTTGCTGCCGGTGGCCGCTCTGCCCCAGGTGGAATACCCCATTATTCAGGTGTTCACCTTTCACCCCGGTGCGGGACCGGACGTTACCGCCCGAACTATTACCGCGCCGCTGGAAAAACAGCTGGGGCAAATTCCCGGGCTGAAACAAATGTCGTCCACCAGTTCCGGTGGTGCCTCGGTGATTACCCTGCAGTTTGCCCTTGAAGTGGACTTGGGGGTGGCCGAGCAGGAAGTGCAGGCGGCGCTGAACGCCGCCGATAATTTATTGCCCTCTGATCTGCCCACGCCGCCGATTTACCGCAAGGTGAATCCGGCGGACGCGCCCATTCTCACGCTGGCAATCAGCTCGGGCAGTTTGCCACTGCCAGAGGTTTACGACCTGGTCGATACCCGCATGGCCCAGAAGCTGGCCCAGCTGACCGGGGTGGGGCTGGTAACCCTGGCTGGCGGCCAGCGTCCGGCGCTGCGAGTGCAGGTGAACCCCACCGCGGTAGCGGCTTACGGGCTGAGTCTGAACGATATTCGCAGCGCGATTGCCGCCACCAACGTCAATCAGCCCAAGGGCAGTTTTGACGGCGAGTATCGCAGCACCATGCTCGATGCCAATGATCAGATTCGCTCGGTGGCAGATTACGAAAAATTGATTATCGCCTGGCAGGATGGCGCACCCCTGCGCCTGGGGGATGTGGCGACCATCTCCAATGGCGCCGAAAATCGCTTTATGGCGGCCTGGGCAGATACCCAGGCGGCAGTGCTGCTCAATGTACAGAAGCAGCCGGGCGCGAACGTGATTGAGGTGGCGGACCGGGTTCAGGCCCTGTTGCCCCAATTGGCTGCAACCCTGCCTAACGCCGTGGATGTGGCGGTGCTGACCGACCGCACCGACAGCATCCGCGCCTCGGTGCGGGACGTGCAAAAGGAATTGCTGTTCGCCATCGCCCTGGTGGTGCTGGTGACCTTCGCCTTTTTGCGCAGCATTCCCGCCACCCTGATTCCCAGTATTGCCGTGCCCCTGTCCTTGGTGGGCACTTTCGGCTTTATGTATCTGGCGGATTACTCGGTTAACAACCTGAGCCTGATGGCCCTGACCATCGCCACCGGCTTTGTGGTGGACGATGCCATTGTGATGCTGGAAAACATTGCCCGCCACCGGGAGGCGGGGGAGTCGCCGCTGATGGCGGCATTGAAGGGGGCCAAGGAAATCGGCTTTACCCTGATCTCGCTGACCATCTCGCTGATTGCGGTGCTGATTCCGCTGCTATTTATGGCCGATGTGGTGGGGCGCATGTTCCACGAGTTCGCCGTGACCCTGGCGGTTGCCATCGGCCTGTCGTTGGTGGTGTCGCTGACCCTCACCCCAATGATGTGTGCCAGGATGCTGCGCCAGCCTCTGGCCCCTAATCAGGCACATGATCAACATGAGCAGGGCGCCATGGCCCGGCTGATTTGTCGCTACGGAATCGCCTTGGATTGGGTGTTAGCTCGCCGGGCGGCCACCATGCTGGTGATGCTCAGTACCATCGCCCTGACGGTGCTGCTGTACTTTGCCGTGGATAAGGATTTCTTCCCGGTTCAGGATAGCGGCGTGATTCAGGTGGTGACCGAAGCGCCCCAGACCTCCTCCTTTGCCAATATGTCCCGGCGTCAGCAGGCCCTGGCGGCGGCCCTGCTGGAAGACCCGGGGGTGGCGAGCCTGTCGTCCTTTATCGGCGTAGATGGCAGCAACACGACGCTGAACAGTGGTCGGATGATGATTAACCTGCCCCCTCACGGTGAGCGCGATGAGTCGGTGTTTGAGGTAATCCGTCGTCTGCGCGAGCGGGCTGCAGAGGTGCCGGGCATTACGGCCTGGTTTCAACCGGTGCAGGAACTCAGTATTGAAGACCGGATCAGCCGCACCCAGTATCGCTTTACGCTGACCGCAGCCACCAGCGCCGATCTGGCCGAGTGGGTGCCGCGGCTTATCAGCGCCCTTGCCGAGCGCCCGGAGCTGGCCGATGTGGCCAGCGACATGCAGCAACAGGGTCTGGAAGCCTACGTGGATATTGATCGGGATGCCGCCGCCCGGCTGGGTGTCAGTGTTTCCGATATTGCCGACACCCTGCAAAACGCTTACGGCCAACGCCAGATCGCGACCCTGTTTACCCAGGCCAACCAGTACCGGGTGGTGCTGGAAGTCGATCAACGTCAGGCCCAGGGGCTGAGCGCGCTGGCGAGTTTATATGTACCGACGGCCTCGGGCACCCCAGCGCCGCTGAGCAGCGTGGCCACGGTGAAGCAGCGACCGGCCGCATTGCTGATAAATCATCAAGGCCAGTTTCCCTCGGCCACCTTGTCTTTTAATTTGAGCGACGACGCCTCGCTGGGTGAGGCCATTGATGCCATCGACGAGGTGCAGGCAGAAATCGGTTTGCCGTTGGGGATCGAGAGTCGCTATCAGGGCGCGGCGGAGGCCTTTCAGGCATCCCTGGCCAACAGTCTTTGGCTGATACTGGCGGCGGTGGCGACCATGTACGTGGTGCTGGGGGTGCTGTATGAAAGCACCATCCACCCGGTCACCATTTTGTCTACCTTGCCCTCAGCCACCGTGGGTGCTTTGTTGGCCCTGCTGATTACCGGTCGACCGCTGGATCTGGTTGCGGTGATCGGGGTGGTGCTGCTGATCGGCCTGGTGAAGAAGAACGGCATTATGATGGTGGACTTTGCCCTCGACGCCCAGCGCAACCAGGGCATGTCGCCGGAGGTGGCCATTCATCGGGCGGCAATGCTGCGCTTTCGGCCCATTTTGATGACCACCCTCGCGGCGCTGTTTGGCGCCCTGCCGCTGATGTTTGCCGGTGGCTCTGGCGCCGAGTTGCGCCAGCCACTTGGTCTGGTGATGGTCGGCGGCCTGCTGGTGAGTCAGGTGCTGACCCTGTTTACCACGCCGGTGGTTTATCTGTTCTTTGATCGCTTCTCGTCGCCGACGGCAGCCCCGGCCTTGACTGCCGACGAGGCCCGCCGGTGA
- a CDS encoding efflux RND transporter periplasmic adaptor subunit, with product MSQSFPSRQQRNVMIWLLLLLALIGGAWYLLSASGGESQPEPMRRGWGGQATSVRVVPAELGSLNVRLHSIGTVTALNTVVVRSRVAGVLDEVLFAEGAMVAAGDTLAQIDPAPFEAQLAQAEGQLQQNRAQLENAEADLKLYQGLYDEDSIARQQLDSQAALVRQLRGAQKTGQAEVDDARLQLSWTTIKAPIAGRLGLRRVDAGNLIAANEEEGLVTITQTQPIAVFFTVPEVQVGALRRAMVEANSPLVVEALSRDEQQVMASGILQSLDNQIDTATGTLRIKAVFANSDEVLFPNQFVNVRLRLAQIDDVLTIPTDAVQHGSQGDYVYVVEDGSAFLRTVELGASDADRVAVTHGLQAGAQVVLEGLDRLRDGRPVVVEGQEAAASAPVDGAAPVQRGEGLSSEGLRGERQRGEGKVGTGQSGQGMPRPPRDGNGPGQRSAQG from the coding sequence ATGAGCCAATCTTTTCCCTCCCGTCAGCAACGCAATGTGATGATCTGGTTGCTGCTCCTGCTCGCGCTAATTGGCGGTGCCTGGTATCTGCTCAGTGCCAGCGGCGGTGAAAGTCAGCCCGAGCCGATGCGCCGGGGGTGGGGCGGGCAGGCGACCTCGGTGAGGGTGGTGCCTGCCGAACTGGGCAGCCTGAATGTGCGCCTGCATTCCATCGGTACCGTGACTGCCCTGAATACGGTGGTGGTACGCAGCCGGGTGGCCGGGGTGTTGGATGAGGTGTTGTTTGCCGAGGGGGCCATGGTCGCCGCCGGCGACACCCTGGCTCAGATCGACCCCGCGCCCTTTGAGGCCCAGCTTGCCCAGGCTGAAGGTCAGCTGCAGCAGAACCGCGCTCAGTTGGAAAACGCCGAGGCGGATTTAAAGCTTTATCAGGGGCTGTATGACGAAGACTCCATTGCCCGCCAACAACTGGATAGCCAGGCGGCGCTGGTGCGTCAGCTGCGCGGTGCGCAAAAGACCGGCCAGGCCGAGGTGGACGATGCCCGACTGCAACTTTCCTGGACAACGATCAAGGCGCCCATTGCCGGGCGGCTCGGCTTGCGTCGGGTAGATGCCGGTAATTTGATTGCCGCCAATGAGGAAGAGGGGCTGGTGACCATTACCCAGACCCAGCCCATCGCCGTCTTTTTTACCGTGCCGGAGGTGCAGGTGGGTGCGCTGCGGCGGGCGATGGTCGAGGCGAACTCGCCTTTGGTGGTAGAGGCATTGAGCCGGGACGAGCAGCAAGTCATGGCCAGCGGCATCCTGCAGAGCCTGGATAACCAGATTGATACTGCCACTGGCACCCTGCGCATCAAGGCGGTGTTTGCCAACAGCGATGAAGTCTTGTTTCCAAACCAGTTTGTAAATGTGCGTCTGCGTCTGGCGCAAATCGACGATGTGCTGACCATCCCTACCGACGCGGTGCAGCATGGCTCCCAGGGCGATTATGTGTATGTGGTTGAAGACGGCAGCGCCTTTTTGCGGACCGTCGAGTTGGGCGCCAGCGATGCCGACCGGGTTGCGGTGACCCATGGCTTACAGGCCGGGGCTCAGGTGGTGCTGGAAGGCCTGGACCGTTTGCGAGATGGCCGCCCAGTCGTGGTTGAAGGGCAGGAGGCCGCTGCCAGTGCACCGGTGGATGGCGCTGCGCCTGTTCAGCGTGGTGAAGGGCTATCGAGTGAGGGACTGCGTGGAGAGAGACAGCGCGGCGAGGGCAAAGTGGGCACGGGCCAATCGGGTCAAGGAATGCCCAGGCCGCCCCGTGATGGCAATGGTCCCGGTCAGCGCTCGGCCCAGGGGTAA
- a CDS encoding ExbD/TolR family protein: MSFGGGFDDDGEVMSEINMTPLVDVMLVLLIIFIITVPVITHSVKVDLPRASNTPNQVKPDTVNLAVNAAGVIHWNTDELTPAELDARLAEAAQKQPQPEIHLRGDRKANYEEVLKVMAAVQRAGILKLGFVTDPQG; the protein is encoded by the coding sequence ATGTCTTTTGGTGGTGGCTTTGATGATGACGGCGAGGTAATGAGTGAAATCAACATGACCCCGCTGGTGGATGTCATGTTGGTGTTGCTGATTATCTTTATTATCACCGTGCCGGTGATTACCCACTCGGTGAAAGTGGATCTGCCCCGGGCGAGCAATACGCCAAACCAGGTCAAACCCGACACGGTAAACCTGGCGGTAAACGCGGCGGGGGTGATTCACTGGAATACCGATGAACTGACCCCGGCCGAGCTGGATGCGCGCTTGGCTGAAGCGGCCCAAAAGCAACCCCAGCCCGAGATTCACCTGCGCGGCGATCGCAAGGCCAACTACGAGGAAGTCCTCAAGGTGATGGCGGCAGTGCAGCGGGCGGGCATTTTGAAGCTGGGGTTTGTGACGGATCCCCAAGGCTAA
- a CDS encoding MotA/TolQ/ExbB proton channel family protein has translation MNNPYGVEAMWNQGDAIIKAVAITLLLMSVASWFVIVVRTWRLSRLRKSEAALQKFWHTHSFEEGLALFGPVKDNPYRNLAEEGEAAVAHHLHHRDDLHGHMPLADWVTACLKGSIDESAERLQRGLAILASVGSTAPFVGLFGTVWGIYHALVGIGVSGQASIDKVAGPVGEALIMTAFGLAVAIPAVLAYNALAKANKGVIGKLNRFAHQLHAYLLTGAPPSPKKSAIPVAVSKFSLARQEAN, from the coding sequence ATGAATAACCCCTACGGTGTCGAGGCAATGTGGAACCAGGGCGATGCCATCATCAAGGCGGTGGCGATAACCCTGTTGCTGATGTCGGTGGCTTCCTGGTTTGTGATTGTGGTGCGCACCTGGCGTCTGAGTCGGCTGCGTAAATCGGAAGCGGCGCTGCAAAAATTCTGGCATACCCACAGTTTTGAAGAGGGCCTGGCGCTGTTTGGCCCGGTCAAAGATAACCCCTACCGCAACCTGGCCGAAGAGGGCGAGGCGGCGGTGGCGCACCACTTGCACCATCGGGATGATCTGCACGGCCATATGCCCCTGGCCGACTGGGTGACTGCTTGCCTGAAGGGCTCCATTGACGAAAGCGCCGAGCGCCTGCAACGGGGCCTGGCGATTCTGGCCTCGGTGGGTTCCACTGCGCCCTTTGTCGGCTTGTTCGGCACCGTGTGGGGGATTTATCACGCCCTGGTGGGGATCGGCGTTTCCGGTCAGGCCAGTATCGATAAGGTCGCCGGCCCGGTGGGGGAGGCGCTGATTATGACGGCCTTCGGCTTGGCAGTGGCGATACCCGCGGTGCTGGCCTACAACGCGCTGGCCAAGGCGAACAAAGGGGTGATCGGCAAGCTCAACCGCTTTGCCCACCAGCTGCATGCCTACCTGTTAACCGGCGCGCCACCGTCCCCCAAAAAGTCGGCCATTCCTGTCGCCGTGAGCAAGTTTAGCCTCGCCCGGCAGGAGGCGAACTGA
- a CDS encoding energy transducer TonB, which produces MHLKDSWLGLVLVVAVHAGAIVWLTRAPTPAAETLVMPTLAGVLVPAPPAEQVQQPSASKAPPPRPREKDQPKPKPDPKPKPKPKPKPKPRPEPKTQPPPVAAPPSEKAITQEPVEPPQPEPVAEPRKKSALADKQNDHQGAPVTPPRHDANPMNNPAPAYPSISRRLKEEGIVELLVLILPDGSVGEIKIKVSSGYPRLDKTAVAAVKRWTYLPAKRGDTPIAFWYLQPLEFSLN; this is translated from the coding sequence ATGCATTTGAAGGATTCCTGGCTGGGGCTGGTTTTGGTTGTGGCTGTGCACGCTGGCGCCATTGTCTGGCTGACCCGGGCGCCTACGCCAGCGGCCGAGACGTTGGTCATGCCGACCCTGGCGGGAGTGCTGGTGCCTGCACCGCCGGCGGAACAGGTGCAACAGCCCAGTGCCAGCAAGGCGCCACCGCCAAGGCCCAGGGAAAAGGACCAGCCCAAGCCAAAGCCGGACCCGAAACCCAAACCAAAGCCCAAACCAAAACCCAAGCCCCGGCCTGAACCCAAGACCCAGCCGCCGCCAGTGGCGGCGCCGCCCTCGGAAAAGGCGATTACCCAGGAGCCCGTAGAGCCGCCTCAGCCGGAGCCGGTAGCGGAGCCGCGGAAAAAGTCGGCGCTAGCTGATAAACAGAACGATCATCAAGGCGCACCGGTGACGCCACCCCGGCACGATGCCAATCCGATGAACAACCCGGCCCCGGCCTACCCGAGTATTTCACGGCGGCTGAAGGAAGAGGGCATCGTGGAGTTGCTGGTGTTGATACTGCCCGATGGCAGTGTGGGGGAGATCAAAATCAAGGTATCCAGCGGCTATCCCCGGCTGGACAAAACGGCGGTGGCGGCGGTCAAGCGCTGGACGTATCTGCCCGCCAAGCGCGGTGATACCCCCATTGCCTTCTGGTATCTGCAGCCCCTGGAGTTTTCCCTCAATTGA
- a CDS encoding response regulator transcription factor, whose amino-acid sequence MTHAAEAVRQLLLVEDDDTFARTLSRSFERRGYQVFRATGLDGCKEVLKTCTPGYAVVDLKLEGEASGLACVQELNTHDADMLIVVLTGYASIATAVEAVKLGACHYLAKPSNTDDIEAAFQSVEGNVETKITGRSTSIKTLEWERIHQTLAETGFNISETARRLGMHRRTLARKLAKQQVK is encoded by the coding sequence ATGACCCACGCCGCTGAAGCAGTCCGTCAATTGCTATTGGTGGAAGATGACGACACCTTTGCCCGTACCCTGAGCCGCTCCTTTGAGCGGCGTGGCTACCAAGTGTTTCGCGCCACTGGCCTGGACGGTTGCAAGGAGGTTTTGAAAACCTGCACCCCGGGGTACGCGGTGGTCGACCTGAAACTGGAGGGCGAGGCCTCCGGGCTGGCCTGCGTGCAGGAGCTCAATACGCACGACGCGGATATGTTGATTGTGGTGCTGACCGGCTATGCCAGCATTGCCACGGCGGTTGAGGCGGTCAAGCTGGGTGCCTGTCATTATCTGGCCAAGCCGTCTAACACCGATGATATTGAGGCCGCCTTCCAGAGTGTGGAAGGCAATGTTGAGACCAAAATTACCGGCCGCTCGACCTCCATCAAAACCCTGGAATGGGAGCGAATTCACCAGACCCTGGCCGAAACCGGTTTTAATATTTCCGAAACCGCCCGTCGCCTGGGCATGCATCGCCGTACCCTGGCGCGCAAGTTAGCCAAGCAACAGGTCAAGTAA